In SAR202 cluster bacterium, a single window of DNA contains:
- a CDS encoding Gfo/Idh/MocA family oxidoreductase: MPTRLRIGLIGATSGAERWGARAHIPALLALRDELDFAAVCTAHKETALEAQKATGARLAFWDYQQLVQCPDIDIVSVAVRIPLHRPIVMAAIDAGKHVFCEWPLGMDSAQGQEMAKAAKARKLYTAIGTQGRFSPAVMYARDLIKQGFIGKPLHFNLSQFIGTGIGPRRSDRWWSVKAENGGGALNISMGHALDTMRCCLGEVSEAWGITDTLVKETTFTDTKERVDITSVDTVMATVKLKGGASGVMHASTVSKTGSGFRFDIYGDKGHLLIEAPTYVQYSPGTVSGATADDKFHSLPIPKEYTLVASPSPSDQSFQVAQLYHRLADAIRHGQPFHPNFDDGLSLHRTLEAINRSSTSGRWEKVT; this comes from the coding sequence ATGCCCACCAGACTCCGCATCGGCCTCATCGGCGCCACCTCCGGCGCCGAGCGATGGGGCGCCCGCGCCCACATCCCAGCCCTCCTCGCCCTCCGCGACGAGCTAGACTTCGCCGCTGTCTGCACCGCCCACAAAGAGACCGCCCTGGAGGCCCAAAAAGCCACCGGCGCCCGCCTCGCCTTCTGGGACTACCAGCAGCTAGTCCAATGCCCGGACATCGACATCGTCTCCGTAGCCGTCCGCATCCCCCTCCACCGTCCCATCGTCATGGCCGCTATCGACGCCGGCAAGCACGTCTTCTGCGAATGGCCCCTCGGCATGGACTCAGCCCAGGGCCAGGAGATGGCTAAAGCCGCCAAGGCCCGCAAACTCTATACCGCCATTGGCACCCAGGGGCGATTCTCTCCCGCCGTTATGTACGCCCGCGACCTCATAAAACAGGGCTTTATCGGCAAACCCCTCCACTTCAACCTCTCCCAGTTCATCGGCACCGGCATCGGCCCGCGGCGCTCCGACCGATGGTGGTCCGTCAAGGCCGAGAACGGCGGCGGCGCGCTCAACATCTCCATGGGCCACGCCCTGGACACCATGCGCTGCTGCCTCGGCGAGGTCAGCGAAGCCTGGGGCATCACCGACACTCTGGTCAAAGAGACCACCTTCACCGATACCAAGGAGCGCGTCGATATCACCTCGGTGGACACCGTCATGGCGACAGTGAAGCTCAAGGGCGGCGCATCGGGCGTCATGCATGCCAGCACCGTCAGCAAGACCGGCTCGGGCTTCCGCTTCGACATCTACGGCGACAAAGGCCACCTGCTGATCGAAGCCCCTACCTACGTCCAGTACTCCCCCGGCACGGTCTCCGGCGCCACTGCCGACGATAAGTTCCACAGCCTCCCCATTCCCAAAGAATATACCCTCGTCGCCAGTCCCTCTCCCTCCGACCAGTCCTTCCAGGTCGCCCAGCTATACCATCGACTCGCCGACGCCATCCGCCACGGCCAGCCCTTCCACCCCAACTTCGACGACGGCCTATCTCTCCACCGCACTCTAGAAGCCATCAACCGCTCCTCCACCTCCGGCCGATGGGAGAAAGTAACCTAA
- a CDS encoding phosphatase PAP2 family protein gives MSGADREIVLWLNQWAGRWEVLDDAARLAANDYLIPVALALGLLGLWFWGKDAETRAKRQYAVLRAVIALGFANLAMLVFNDFYFRTRPFNDLDLRLLFYEPTDSSFPANASALSFAVAFSVWLAIRPVGWAVLAAAALWSLSRVFAGAHYLSDVVGGGVIGVASAAAVWWGLPRMEPLPTVVVRVARALRLA, from the coding sequence ATGAGCGGCGCGGACCGGGAGATAGTCTTGTGGCTGAACCAGTGGGCGGGCCGGTGGGAGGTGTTGGACGACGCGGCGAGGCTGGCGGCTAACGACTATCTAATACCCGTGGCGCTGGCCCTGGGGTTGCTGGGCCTATGGTTTTGGGGCAAAGACGCCGAGACGCGGGCAAAGCGCCAATACGCCGTGTTGCGCGCTGTGATTGCCCTGGGATTTGCCAATCTAGCAATGCTTGTGTTCAACGACTTCTATTTCAGAACACGACCCTTCAACGATTTGGACCTGCGCCTCCTGTTCTACGAACCTACAGACTCGTCCTTCCCTGCCAACGCATCGGCCCTATCCTTCGCGGTGGCCTTCAGCGTGTGGCTGGCGATTAGGCCGGTAGGGTGGGCAGTGCTGGCGGCGGCGGCGCTGTGGAGCCTATCCAGGGTGTTTGCGGGGGCGCATTACCTGTCGGACGTGGTGGGGGGAGGGGTTATCGGGGTGGCGTCTGCTGCGGCGGTATGGTGGGGCCTGCCGAGGATGGAGCCGCTGCCGACGGTGGTGGTGCGGGTGGCGCGGGCGCTGAGGCTGGCGTAG
- a CDS encoding DNA internalization-related competence protein ComEC/Rec2, whose amino-acid sequence MRVLFLVAAWVGGLILGLHADVSLSVTLPLLAAALLAAAALLLIKKTLWPALLPTLFLLALIRADWGQAPAPPTVPDEGILGVMEGIIVSDPQARGASVQFVLRSDVLDLGQGPLQGSHRIQVSARPSRGLVESRREPFFRYGDRLRLQGRLDKPPIFDTFDYRDYLAQQGIHLTIAFPTVELLTEDQGNTFQSWVYKLRGHLSTSLRDALPEPQASLSQALLLGQRGGFPSELSEDFRDTGTSHLLAISGLQVSMLMAIALGLAAFLFGRRRQSYLLIPLALIWAYTLVSGMSPSVVRSAIMGSVFLAALAAGRPRSVLPSLAVAAAVMAGLDPKVLQDISFQLSFAAVAGIAVLGVPMTDTLRSRLETTPHGQTLAAKAFLWTSAAIIISVAATAATLPLVAFNFHQIPLLGILATVLSLPVQPAILVLSIATAFAGLINSTLGQVVGWFAWPVLTYQIELVEFMAQVPAAIIDVPRFSAALVWMYYGLLSAAVLWPSYLKALASRVRAPAIPKLGLNLDQYAAGKVTLALGLVVFAAMAWARVLTAHDGRLHVTFLDVGQGDAIFVETPQGLQVLIDGGPDAFLAARRLAGELTFWDRSLDAVVVTHTDEDHLRGLVGVARRFNPGLVLEGKSDASPVYLEWRQALEDRGIEAQFVSRGQAVALEDYLWLEVLHPVSNREHPNQNNNSLVLRLVYGGISFLLTGDIEEEAEISLTEGPGVLASTVLKVPHHGSRTSSTPAFLSTVSPSVAVVQAGPDNPFGHPHPEVMNRLASASPGQVYTTARNGHVKFITDGQDLWVRTQR is encoded by the coding sequence TTGAGAGTGCTATTCCTTGTCGCTGCCTGGGTCGGAGGCCTGATTTTAGGCCTTCACGCCGACGTCAGCCTGTCAGTCACTTTACCTCTGCTCGCCGCAGCATTGCTGGCGGCGGCGGCGCTCCTTCTTATCAAAAAGACTCTGTGGCCCGCCCTTTTGCCTACGCTCTTTTTACTTGCCTTAATTCGGGCTGACTGGGGGCAAGCGCCAGCGCCGCCGACTGTCCCCGACGAAGGCATCCTGGGCGTCATGGAAGGCATTATCGTCAGCGACCCCCAGGCGCGCGGCGCCAGCGTCCAGTTCGTGCTGCGGAGCGATGTACTGGATTTAGGACAGGGCCCTCTCCAAGGGAGTCACCGCATCCAAGTCTCCGCCCGGCCATCGCGAGGTCTGGTGGAGTCGCGCCGCGAGCCCTTCTTCCGCTACGGCGACCGTCTCCGCCTCCAGGGCCGCCTCGACAAGCCTCCCATCTTCGACACCTTCGACTACCGTGACTACCTGGCGCAGCAAGGCATCCACCTCACCATAGCCTTCCCCACCGTGGAGCTTCTGACAGAAGACCAGGGCAACACCTTTCAGTCCTGGGTTTATAAATTACGCGGCCATTTATCCACGTCCCTGCGAGACGCCCTGCCGGAACCCCAAGCGTCCCTGTCCCAGGCGCTGCTTTTAGGCCAGCGCGGCGGCTTCCCCTCCGAACTGTCCGAGGACTTTCGGGACACCGGCACGTCACACTTGCTAGCCATATCGGGACTGCAAGTGAGCATGCTGATGGCTATCGCCCTTGGGCTGGCGGCCTTTCTTTTCGGGCGCAGACGGCAGTCATATCTTTTAATCCCCCTAGCTCTTATCTGGGCCTACACCCTGGTCAGCGGCATGTCTCCCTCCGTGGTGCGATCCGCCATCATGGGAAGCGTATTCTTGGCCGCGCTGGCGGCGGGCCGTCCGAGAAGCGTGCTGCCTTCACTAGCGGTAGCAGCCGCTGTTATGGCGGGCCTGGACCCCAAAGTCTTGCAGGACATCTCCTTCCAGCTCAGCTTCGCCGCCGTCGCCGGCATCGCCGTCCTGGGAGTCCCCATGACCGACACGCTGCGCTCTCGTCTTGAGACGACTCCCCACGGCCAAACCTTAGCGGCCAAGGCCTTCCTGTGGACAAGTGCGGCTATCATAATCTCCGTAGCGGCAACCGCCGCAACCCTTCCGCTGGTGGCCTTTAACTTCCACCAAATACCCCTCCTAGGTATCCTTGCCACCGTCCTCTCTCTGCCCGTCCAGCCTGCCATCCTGGTCCTATCCATCGCCACCGCCTTCGCCGGGCTTATCAACTCGACTCTAGGCCAAGTCGTCGGCTGGTTTGCCTGGCCGGTGCTGACCTATCAAATCGAGCTTGTCGAATTTATGGCCCAAGTCCCCGCAGCCATCATCGATGTCCCACGATTTAGCGCCGCCCTGGTCTGGATGTATTACGGTTTGCTTTCGGCAGCCGTCCTCTGGCCTTCATATCTCAAAGCTCTGGCATCCCGGGTCCGCGCCCCTGCCATCCCCAAACTTGGCCTCAACCTCGACCAGTACGCCGCAGGTAAAGTTACCCTTGCCCTCGGCCTCGTCGTCTTCGCCGCCATGGCCTGGGCCCGTGTCCTGACCGCCCACGATGGCCGACTTCATGTAACCTTCCTCGATGTCGGCCAGGGAGACGCCATATTCGTCGAGACGCCCCAGGGCCTACAGGTCCTCATCGATGGCGGCCCCGACGCTTTCCTGGCCGCCCGCCGTCTCGCCGGCGAGCTTACCTTTTGGGACCGCAGCCTTGACGCGGTTGTGGTGACTCACACTGACGAGGACCACCTACGAGGTCTGGTCGGCGTGGCCCGTCGATTTAATCCGGGCCTTGTCCTGGAAGGGAAGTCGGATGCCTCCCCGGTATACCTGGAATGGCGCCAGGCCCTCGAAGATCGAGGCATCGAGGCGCAATTCGTGTCGCGCGGTCAGGCGGTAGCACTGGAGGACTACCTCTGGCTTGAAGTCCTGCACCCTGTATCGAACAGAGAGCATCCCAACCAGAACAACAACAGTCTGGTGCTGAGACTGGTCTATGGCGGCATAAGTTTCTTGCTGACCGGGGACATTGAGGAAGAGGCCGAAATCTCGTTAACCGAAGGCCCGGGTGTGTTAGCGAGTACAGTCCTTAAAGTCCCCCACCACGGCAGCCGCACCTCGTCCACACCAGCTTTCCTCTCCACGGTGTCGCCGTCTGTCGCGGTGGTCCAGGCTGGCCCCGACAACCCTTTTGGCCATCCCCATCCGGAAGTCATGAACCGGCTGGCATCAGCTTCCCCCGGTCAGGTCTATACGACGGCCCGAAACGGCCACGTGAAGTTCATCACTGACGGGCAGGACCTATGGGTGAGAACCCAGCGCTGA
- a CDS encoding ComEA family DNA-binding protein: protein MRILLPTPTPIPQMAVFVSGSVASPGVYTLPPGSRVQDAVDAAGGFLRDADASSVNLARRIRDEEQVHVSRVGETSTIVASVPNSPDRIDINSASSEELQKLPGVGPVLAGRIIEFRDNNGPFRSADELLLVQGIGPSTYQNMRDLITVGPGSP from the coding sequence ATGCGCATCCTCCTTCCCACCCCCACGCCCATCCCTCAGATGGCGGTCTTTGTCAGCGGGTCCGTAGCCTCTCCCGGCGTCTACACCCTGCCTCCAGGCAGCCGCGTCCAAGACGCTGTCGACGCCGCCGGCGGCTTCCTCCGCGACGCCGACGCCTCGTCGGTGAACCTGGCCCGGCGCATCCGCGACGAGGAGCAAGTCCACGTGTCCAGAGTCGGCGAGACCTCCACCATTGTAGCCTCAGTTCCGAATAGCCCCGACAGAATAGATATAAACTCCGCATCCTCTGAAGAACTCCAGAAGCTGCCTGGAGTCGGGCCTGTCCTGGCCGGCCGCATTATCGAGTTTCGAGACAATAACGGACCCTTTCGCTCCGCCGACGAGCTGCTCCTGGTCCAGGGTATCGGCCCCTCCACCTACCAAAACATGCGGGACCTGATAACCGTAGGGCCAGGCAGCCCTTGA
- a CDS encoding isoleucine--tRNA ligase: MFEKVNSRASFPELETKVLQFWKENQIFEKSGKDDGRPLFMLFEGPPTANGSPGIHHVLARVFKDIICRYKTMQGYRPIRKGGWDTHGLPVELEIEKELGLRTKRDIENYGIEKFNQKCRESVFRYVKEWEDLTNRIAYWVDMKDPYVTLTNDYIETGWWILKSLWDKDLIYKGIKATPHCPRCVSSLSSHEVALGYQENTRDPSVFVKFAIKEGTPQAKKLQAKLPAEAAVNVYFLAWTTTPWTLPGNTALALNPDAQYSILRIENEGQPYWMVMASALVGKVVKVPHEAVTSVKGAELIGAAYHKLYDPAQYGVEVKDTKSLEAVSEYTPRVIGGEFVSLEDGSGIVHIAPAFGEEDLNAGRSEGLAFVQPVDLQGQFTGSYPWAGKFVKQADEMIVKDLTQRGLLFKRETYLHTYPFCWRCKTPLLYYAKESWYIRMTAMKDNLIRNNQQINWYPEYIKEGRFGEWLRGLVDWAISRERYWGTPIPLWQCGQCGHYHCVGSLAELKAMATPAYKPRVDGLDMHRPYVDEIEIKCRECQGVMKRIPEVMDAWFDSGAMPYAQWHVISDDDFQRVQSEGRFPADYICEAVDQTRGWFYSLLALSTLLADEPSYKNVICLGLILDEKGRKMSKSQGNVVNPWEVINSQGADAVRWYLYTATQPGESRRFSQRLVNEVVRQFILTLWNVYSFFVTYAEIDKYDPTKVRKGWKPTAELDRWILSELNVLVRQVTDNLEQYDPTNGGRRIQEFVDILSTWYVRRSRRRFWKSENDQDKVSAYTTLYTCLTTLSKLLAPYTPYLAESMYQNLVRTADRHSPESVHLARFPKADASLLDQPLMDATRLAMRICSLGRDARARSGKKVRLPLSKAVVAPRDPSEAEYLEQIREQVLDELNVKELALLSKDDDLFQKAGTSIAGETRAALVEGWQFVADAGYLVGMDTNVTPELMEEGLARELVHRIQNLRKSAGFEVTDRIVTYYRGPDEVRRVMERFGDYVKLETLSEGLREGEAEDGGHVEEQSVDGMELTLGVKRVG, translated from the coding sequence ATGTTTGAAAAGGTCAACAGCAGGGCCAGCTTTCCAGAGTTGGAGACTAAGGTCCTTCAGTTCTGGAAAGAGAACCAGATTTTTGAGAAGAGCGGCAAGGATGACGGCAGGCCGCTATTTATGCTTTTCGAGGGCCCGCCGACGGCCAACGGCAGCCCCGGCATCCACCACGTCCTGGCCCGGGTGTTCAAGGACATCATCTGCCGCTACAAGACCATGCAGGGATACCGGCCCATCAGGAAGGGTGGATGGGATACCCACGGCCTGCCAGTGGAGCTGGAGATCGAGAAAGAGTTGGGGCTGAGGACCAAGCGGGACATCGAGAACTATGGCATCGAAAAGTTCAACCAGAAGTGCCGCGAGAGCGTGTTTCGTTATGTTAAGGAGTGGGAGGACCTGACGAACCGCATCGCCTACTGGGTGGATATGAAGGACCCCTACGTCACCCTGACCAACGATTATATTGAGACCGGCTGGTGGATACTAAAGAGCCTGTGGGACAAGGACCTGATTTATAAAGGCATTAAGGCTACGCCTCACTGCCCTCGATGCGTCAGCTCGCTAAGCTCTCACGAGGTGGCGCTAGGCTACCAGGAGAACACGCGAGACCCATCGGTGTTTGTGAAGTTTGCGATTAAAGAGGGCACGCCGCAGGCCAAGAAACTTCAAGCTAAACTGCCCGCCGAGGCGGCTGTGAACGTCTATTTCCTGGCCTGGACGACGACACCCTGGACCCTGCCAGGCAACACGGCCCTGGCCCTGAACCCTGACGCCCAATATTCAATCCTGCGCATCGAGAATGAAGGGCAGCCCTACTGGATGGTCATGGCGTCGGCGCTGGTGGGCAAGGTGGTGAAGGTGCCGCACGAGGCGGTGACGTCGGTCAAAGGCGCCGAACTGATTGGCGCCGCGTACCACAAGCTATACGACCCCGCGCAGTATGGCGTCGAGGTCAAGGATACGAAGTCGCTGGAGGCGGTATCGGAGTACACGCCGCGGGTTATCGGCGGGGAGTTCGTGTCGCTGGAGGATGGGTCGGGCATTGTCCACATTGCGCCGGCCTTCGGCGAGGAGGACTTGAACGCGGGGCGCAGCGAGGGGCTGGCCTTTGTGCAGCCCGTCGATTTGCAGGGACAGTTTACGGGCAGCTACCCGTGGGCGGGGAAGTTCGTCAAGCAGGCCGACGAAATGATTGTGAAGGACCTGACGCAGCGGGGTCTGTTGTTCAAGCGTGAGACGTACCTGCACACATACCCCTTCTGCTGGCGGTGCAAGACGCCGCTGCTGTACTACGCCAAGGAGTCCTGGTACATCCGCATGACGGCGATGAAGGACAACCTCATCCGCAATAACCAGCAGATTAACTGGTACCCGGAATATATCAAGGAGGGGCGTTTCGGCGAGTGGCTGCGGGGCCTGGTGGACTGGGCGATATCGCGGGAGCGGTACTGGGGTACGCCGATACCCTTGTGGCAGTGCGGCCAGTGCGGGCACTACCACTGCGTCGGGTCGCTGGCGGAGCTGAAGGCGATGGCTACGCCGGCCTACAAGCCCAGAGTTGATGGGCTGGACATGCACCGGCCCTATGTGGATGAAATCGAGATTAAGTGCCGCGAGTGCCAAGGCGTCATGAAGCGCATCCCGGAGGTCATGGACGCGTGGTTCGACTCGGGCGCCATGCCCTATGCCCAGTGGCATGTGATCTCTGACGATGACTTCCAGCGAGTGCAGTCGGAAGGGCGGTTTCCCGCCGACTATATCTGCGAGGCGGTGGACCAGACTCGAGGGTGGTTCTACAGCTTGCTGGCGCTGTCGACCTTGCTGGCGGACGAGCCCAGCTACAAGAACGTTATCTGCCTGGGCCTGATTCTGGACGAGAAGGGCCGGAAGATGAGCAAGTCCCAGGGCAACGTTGTGAACCCCTGGGAGGTCATTAACTCGCAGGGGGCGGACGCAGTGCGGTGGTACCTCTATACAGCGACGCAGCCGGGCGAGTCGCGGCGATTCTCGCAGCGGCTGGTGAACGAGGTGGTGAGGCAGTTCATCCTCACGCTGTGGAATGTCTACTCCTTCTTTGTCACCTACGCGGAGATCGACAAGTACGACCCGACGAAGGTCAGGAAGGGATGGAAGCCCACGGCGGAGCTGGACAGGTGGATATTGTCTGAGTTGAACGTCCTGGTGCGGCAGGTGACGGACAACCTGGAACAGTACGACCCGACTAACGGCGGGCGCCGTATACAGGAGTTCGTCGATATACTATCGACGTGGTACGTGCGGCGGAGCCGCCGCCGCTTCTGGAAGAGCGAGAACGACCAGGACAAGGTGTCGGCGTACACGACGCTGTATACATGTCTCACGACGTTGTCCAAGCTGCTGGCGCCGTACACGCCGTACCTGGCGGAGTCTATGTATCAGAACCTGGTGCGAACGGCGGACCGGCATTCGCCGGAGAGCGTACACCTGGCCCGGTTCCCCAAAGCCGACGCCTCGTTGCTGGACCAGCCGCTGATGGATGCCACGCGGCTGGCGATGCGCATATGCAGCCTGGGCCGGGATGCCAGGGCGCGGTCAGGGAAGAAGGTGCGGCTGCCGCTGTCCAAGGCTGTGGTGGCTCCTCGCGACCCGTCAGAAGCGGAGTACCTGGAGCAGATTCGAGAGCAGGTGCTAGACGAGCTTAACGTTAAGGAACTGGCACTGTTATCCAAGGATGACGACTTGTTCCAGAAGGCTGGCACCTCCATTGCAGGCGAGACGCGGGCCGCATTAGTCGAGGGATGGCAGTTTGTTGCTGACGCGGGGTATCTGGTAGGCATGGACACCAATGTGACGCCTGAGCTTATGGAGGAGGGGCTGGCGCGGGAGCTGGTGCATCGAATCCAGAACTTGCGAAAGTCGGCGGGGTTTGAGGTGACGGACAGAATAGTCACCTACTACCGTGGGCCCGACGAGGTGCGCCGCGTTATGGAGCGCTTCGGCGATTATGTAAAGCTCGAAACGCTGTCGGAGGGGCTAAGGGAGGGCGAGGCGGAGGACGGAGGCCACGTCGAGGAGCAGAGCGTGGACGGAATGGAGTTAACCCTGGGCGTGAAGCGGGTAGGCTAG
- a CDS encoding ribonuclease PH, translating into MPRIDGRRSDQIRPTSITTGYQAFAEGSVLIEMGQTKVICAASIEEKVPGWLRGQGKGWVTAEYSMLPRSTLSRTPRESGAGSVKGRYAEIQRLVGRALRAVTDLKSLGDRTITIDCDVLQADGGTRTASVTGAYVCLYTALNGLVRKGVMKRVPLHSAVAAVSVGLVNDELLLDLCYEEDFRAGVDLNIAMTSQGDLVEIQATGEGGAFSQQVLSQAVILGEKGIRELLEVQQQALQALKPLRTI; encoded by the coding sequence GTGCCACGCATTGACGGCCGCCGCAGCGACCAGATTCGCCCCACATCCATCACCACCGGCTACCAGGCCTTCGCGGAAGGCTCCGTTCTTATCGAGATGGGCCAGACCAAGGTTATCTGCGCCGCCAGCATCGAAGAAAAAGTCCCGGGCTGGCTCCGGGGCCAGGGCAAAGGGTGGGTCACCGCCGAGTACTCTATGCTGCCCCGCTCCACGCTGTCACGCACCCCTCGCGAGTCTGGCGCAGGCTCGGTCAAAGGGCGCTACGCTGAAATCCAGCGCCTAGTGGGCCGCGCCCTCCGCGCTGTCACCGACCTTAAATCCCTGGGCGACCGCACCATCACCATCGACTGCGACGTTTTGCAGGCCGACGGCGGCACCCGCACTGCCTCCGTCACCGGCGCCTACGTCTGCCTCTACACAGCCCTCAACGGCCTGGTGCGAAAGGGTGTCATGAAACGCGTGCCCTTGCATTCCGCCGTGGCGGCCGTAAGCGTGGGCCTGGTGAACGATGAACTATTGCTGGACTTGTGCTATGAAGAGGATTTCCGCGCCGGCGTGGACCTCAACATCGCCATGACCAGTCAGGGCGATCTAGTCGAGATCCAAGCCACCGGCGAAGGCGGCGCCTTCAGCCAACAAGTCCTGTCGCAGGCGGTAATTTTAGGCGAGAAGGGCATCAGGGAGCTGCTGGAAGTGCAGCAGCAAGCCCTTCAGGCCTTGAAACCCCTGCGCACCATTTAA
- a CDS encoding branched-chain amino acid transaminase: MSPKSLAFFKGKFVPLEEAKVSITTHALHYGTGAFEGVRGNWNAGKETVFIFRLREHYERLMQGCRILMMNLPYSVDDLCKITVELVERCGYTQDIYIRPLAYKSAERVANLKLHELDSDFCLITIPFGKYLEADALKCCTSSWRRPDDQTIPPRFKLTGIYINSILAKTEAVLAGFDEAIVLNHSGFVSEGSGENVFVVRGGKLYTPPLIDNVLPGITRSTIMHLAREEMGLEVIESHIARPELYTADEMFLTGTAAHLTPVVQLDHRNIGDGKVGPISRALRDAYFQVVTGNNPKYLHWCTAAKPSLVKT, translated from the coding sequence ATGAGTCCCAAATCGCTGGCGTTCTTTAAGGGCAAATTTGTGCCTCTTGAAGAGGCCAAGGTCAGCATCACTACCCATGCTCTGCACTACGGGACGGGCGCTTTTGAGGGCGTTCGCGGCAACTGGAACGCCGGCAAGGAGACGGTCTTTATTTTCAGGCTTCGAGAGCATTACGAACGGCTGATGCAGGGCTGCCGCATCCTGATGATGAACCTTCCGTATTCTGTGGACGACCTGTGCAAAATCACGGTGGAGCTGGTGGAGCGCTGCGGCTACACTCAGGACATCTACATCCGGCCTCTGGCCTACAAGAGCGCCGAGCGGGTGGCGAACCTGAAGCTGCACGAGCTGGACAGCGACTTCTGTCTCATCACTATACCCTTTGGCAAGTACCTGGAGGCCGACGCGCTAAAGTGCTGCACCTCCAGCTGGCGCAGGCCCGACGATCAGACAATACCGCCTCGTTTTAAACTTACGGGGATATACATTAACAGCATTCTGGCGAAGACGGAGGCGGTACTGGCGGGCTTTGACGAGGCCATAGTGCTGAACCACAGCGGGTTTGTGTCGGAAGGCTCCGGCGAGAACGTTTTCGTGGTGCGGGGCGGCAAGCTGTACACGCCGCCGCTTATCGATAACGTTCTGCCGGGCATCACTCGCAGCACGATTATGCACCTCGCCAGGGAAGAGATGGGGCTGGAGGTCATCGAGTCGCACATCGCCAGGCCGGAGCTTTACACCGCCGACGAGATGTTTCTGACCGGCACCGCAGCGCACCTGACGCCGGTGGTGCAGCTGGACCACCGGAACATCGGCGACGGCAAGGTGGGGCCGATATCGCGCGCGCTGCGGGACGCCTATTTCCAGGTGGTGACGGGCAACAACCCTAAGTATCTGCACTGGTGCACCGCGGCAAAGCCCAGCCTGGTAAAGACCTAA
- a CDS encoding heme-binding protein has product MYQKQMLSLKQCQDAINAMVADFNKNPNRRPVDMAIVDDMGNLLAYARMDKCIRPTFALRKAYTSAIRRMDTIAFAEQLKTTGRTVADFGDPQLVQLQGGLVINAKDGSLLGGIGVGGLPSGKDDEDIARAGLKALGVS; this is encoded by the coding sequence ATGTACCAGAAACAAATGTTGAGTCTAAAACAGTGCCAGGACGCGATTAACGCCATGGTGGCTGACTTTAACAAGAACCCCAACCGACGGCCCGTGGATATGGCGATTGTCGACGATATGGGGAACCTGCTGGCTTACGCCCGGATGGACAAGTGCATAAGGCCGACCTTTGCCCTGAGGAAGGCCTATACCTCGGCCATCAGGCGGATGGATACGATAGCCTTTGCGGAGCAGTTGAAGACCACAGGGAGAACTGTGGCGGACTTTGGCGATCCCCAGCTGGTGCAGCTTCAGGGCGGGCTGGTGATTAATGCCAAGGATGGGAGCTTGCTGGGTGGCATTGGGGTTGGCGGGCTGCCGTCAGGGAAGGATGATGAGGATATAGCAAGGGCGGGGTTAAAGGCGCTGGGGGTTTCGTAG
- a CDS encoding glycerol-3-phosphate acyltransferase gives MHWDSLGWFVVVPLAYLVGSFPTAYITGRLLINADIRELGDRNAGSANVFRTLGLRAGSLVCVIDALKGVLALLITKALMDGVLAEMAAGLAAVAGHNWPFYLGFRGGRGAATALGVLMTLVYPAGIIMGMVALGAVIIFRKSTTAIAMSFIPLPLVAWMTDASLGQVFYSILLPVVVGLSHFASVRKLTVESGAGGQEAITPTVERS, from the coding sequence ATGCACTGGGATAGCCTGGGCTGGTTTGTAGTTGTTCCCCTGGCTTATCTGGTGGGGTCTTTTCCGACGGCCTACATTACCGGACGCCTGCTTATAAACGCGGACATCCGAGAGTTGGGAGATAGGAATGCCGGCTCCGCTAACGTCTTCCGAACTTTAGGGCTGAGGGCCGGCTCCTTAGTCTGTGTAATAGACGCTCTGAAGGGCGTCCTGGCGCTGCTCATCACGAAGGCGTTGATGGATGGCGTCCTGGCGGAGATGGCTGCCGGGTTGGCGGCGGTGGCGGGCCACAACTGGCCTTTCTATCTAGGATTCCGAGGAGGTCGAGGCGCGGCCACGGCTCTAGGCGTGCTAATGACGCTGGTTTACCCCGCGGGTATCATCATGGGTATGGTGGCCTTAGGCGCCGTAATTATCTTTCGTAAGTCCACAACAGCCATAGCTATGAGCTTCATACCTCTGCCCCTGGTGGCATGGATGACGGACGCGAGTTTGGGACAGGTCTTCTATTCCATCCTTCTGCCAGTGGTGGTGGGGCTGAGTCACTTTGCCAGCGTGCGCAAACTGACGGTGGAGTCAGGGGCCGGGGGCCAAGAGGCAATCACGCCCACCGTCGAACGTTCCTAA